From the genome of Glycine max cultivar Williams 82 chromosome 2, Glycine_max_v4.0, whole genome shotgun sequence, one region includes:
- the LOC100305810 gene encoding uncharacterized protein LOC100305810, with protein sequence MESSMRLGYLMTVFAMSGSIVLLFYQVNKHLCNNFVKKFEFEIRGSMKHQTKKKVQFAKDVMEIPMEEKSDRINVARTQQVIDKVLFIDDVMKSKHEQKLKDAMPPNRAILYRGIMNDRKGRLGF encoded by the exons ATGGAGAGTTCAATGAGACTTGGATACTTGATGACTGTATTTGCTATGTCAGGAAGCATCGTCCTTTTGTTTTATCAAGTCAATAAGCATTTGTGCAACAACTTCGTGAAGAAATTTGAGTTTGAAATTCGAG GCTCAATgaaacaccaaacaaaaaagaaggtgCAATTTGCAAAAGATGTGATGGAAATTCCAATGGAGGAGAAAAGTGATCGTATAAATGTAGCAAGGACTCAGCAGGTCATTGATAAGGTTTTGTTTATAGATGATGTTATGAAATCAAAACATGAACAGAAATTGAAAGATGCCATGCCTCCTAATAGGGCAATTCTATATAGAGGGATTATGAATGATAGGAAAGGGAGACTTGGTTTTTAA
- the LOC102665714 gene encoding uncharacterized protein: MQAAAQPELPYLRTSGIILAGEDDTSSKLNGIVDASISESTPSHASLDIGQDYSLPASGQTPSTDGRAQISMSWPNHLPQSGLYGLWGVNLITQWSRIQRRSNIDPSLSTEVTNTTTVTITVVVTV; encoded by the exons ATGCAGGCAGCCGCTCAGCCTGAATTGCCATACTTGAGGACATCTGGAATCATACTTGCTGGTGAAGATGATACAAGCAGTAAACTAAATGGCATAGTTGATGCCTCAATTTCTGAGTCAACGCCAAGTCATGCAAGTTTGGACATAGGCCAAG ATTATAGCTTGCCGGCATCAGGTCAAACACCATCAACAGATGGAAGAGCTCAAATATCAATGTCCTGGCCAAACCATCTACCACAAAGTGGGCTATATGGGTTGTGGGGAGTGAATCTCATTACACAGT GGTCGAGAATTCAACGACGGTCAAACATAGACCCGTCGTTATCCACTGAGGTGACCAATACAACGACGGTCACCATTACAGTCGTCGTTACCGTATGA